One window of the Fusobacterium animalis 7_1 genome contains the following:
- a CDS encoding nucleoside triphosphate pyrophosphohydrolase: MNKKIVYNKLVRDNILEIISNNNQKSSYHIATDEEYKNKLLEKLKEEVCEFITDKNEEELADIFEIIEHIITAFNFNKEKILEIKKKKVEKNGKFNKKIILEKVFNMER, translated from the coding sequence ATGAATAAAAAAATTGTTTATAATAAACTAGTCAGAGATAATATACTTGAAATTATTTCAAATAATAATCAAAAAAGTAGCTATCATATTGCAACAGATGAAGAATATAAAAATAAATTACTAGAAAAATTAAAAGAAGAAGTATGTGAATTTATAACTGATAAAAATGAGGAAGAGTTAGCAGATATTTTTGAAATTATTGAACATATTATTACTGCTTTCAATTTTAATAAAGAAAAAATTTTAGAGATAAAAAAGAAAAAAGTAGAAAAGAATGGGAAATTTAATAAAAAAATAATTCTTGAAAAAGTTTTTAATATGGAGAGATAA
- a CDS encoding toxin-antitoxin system YwqK family antitoxin, which produces MRRKNFILIVFMFLFVNILSMAIESTNFIMPNTNMSSSSTNFQEALKDYKPNLENIDKIFNYIEKNIKEKGKAIFYSKLEKGKNEVIVTDENNNIIYTEILPEKLIKIIPYFETKEIYQLKNGKTLSYIDYSTEMMGKNVTIKSENLLKKKMDRKDAIEILNKLRDSNSFTKNSILNIEYAKSECYDEEGNLLFTMQIKDSKVITESQKTINENIIKMIYIVNDIDTDSGLMETYINGKLGAIMRMKNSLPNGEAKIFYPSGKLLSIFTLENGKTNGIVKVYYENGKIQAIHNFKDNVLNGEAIEYDENGNVIKKVLYKNGNIVK; this is translated from the coding sequence ATGAGAAGAAAAAATTTTATTTTAATTGTTTTTATGTTTTTATTTGTTAATATTTTAAGTATGGCAATAGAAAGTACCAACTTCATTATGCCAAATACTAATATGAGTAGTAGCAGTACCAATTTTCAAGAAGCATTAAAAGACTATAAGCCAAACCTTGAAAATATTGATAAAATATTTAATTACATAGAAAAAAATATAAAAGAAAAAGGAAAGGCAATTTTTTATTCTAAGTTAGAAAAAGGAAAAAATGAAGTAATTGTTACTGATGAAAATAATAATATTATTTACACAGAAATTCTCCCTGAAAAGTTAATTAAAATAATTCCTTATTTTGAAACAAAAGAAATATACCAATTAAAAAATGGAAAAACATTGTCATATATAGATTATAGTACAGAAATGATGGGAAAAAATGTTACTATAAAGTCAGAAAATTTACTGAAAAAGAAAATGGATAGAAAAGATGCTATTGAAATTTTAAATAAATTAAGAGATTCTAATAGTTTTACAAAAAATAGTATTTTAAATATAGAATATGCAAAATCAGAATGTTATGATGAAGAAGGTAATTTACTTTTTACAATGCAAATTAAAGACAGCAAAGTAATTACAGAAAGCCAAAAAACTATAAATGAAAATATTATTAAAATGATTTATATAGTTAATGATATTGATACTGATTCTGGATTAATGGAAACTTATATAAATGGAAAATTGGGTGCTATTATGAGAATGAAAAATTCTCTTCCAAATGGAGAAGCTAAAATATTTTACCCTAGTGGTAAGTTATTATCTATATTTACTCTTGAAAACGGAAAGACAAATGGAATTGTTAAAGTTTATTATGAAAATGGGAAAATACAAGCAATTCATAATTTTAAAGATAATGTTCTAAATGGTGAAGCCATTGAATATGACGAAAATGGAAATGTTATAAAAAAAGTTTTATATAAAAATGGAAATATAGTAAAATAA
- a CDS encoding DUF1353 domain-containing protein, whose amino-acid sequence MEINRLNTSPIDDKYWEVLEEYSYETSKGLVVVPKGFRTDYASVPKIFRNIINTYGKHGRAAVVHDWLYSSQCKIDITRAEADKIFLEIMVEWNVKKYKRLLMYWLVRIFGESHFRKGD is encoded by the coding sequence ATGGAAATAAATAGACTAAATACAAGCCCAATAGATGATAAATATTGGGAAGTTTTAGAAGAATATTCCTATGAAACATCAAAGGGACTTGTAGTTGTTCCAAAAGGTTTTAGAACAGATTATGCTTCTGTACCTAAGATTTTTAGAAATATTATAAACACTTATGGCAAACATGGGAGAGCAGCTGTTGTACATGATTGGTTGTATTCAAGTCAATGTAAAATTGATATTACAAGAGCAGAAGCTGATAAAATATTCTTAGAAATTATGGTAGAATGGAATGTTAAAAAGTATAAAAGACTTTTGATGTATTGGTTAGTTAGGATATTTGGAGAAAGTCATTTTAGAAAAGGGGATTAA
- the truB gene encoding tRNA pseudouridine(55) synthase TruB, protein MEGIIVVNKPKGITSFDVIRKLKKILKTKKIGHTGTLDPLATGVMLVCVGKATKLASDLEAKDKIYIADFDIGYATDTYDIEGKKIAENTIEISKENLEQSIKKFIGNIKQIPPMYSAIKIDGNKLYHLARKGIEVERPERDVTIEYINLLDFKDNKVKIETKVSKGCYIRSLIYDIGQDLGTYATMTALQRKQVGDYSLENSYSLEQIEKMVLNNDFKFLKTIEEIFSYDKYSLQTEKELTLYKNGNTVKIKENLENKRYRIYFQNEFVGLANIENNNLLKGYKYY, encoded by the coding sequence TTGGAAGGAATAATAGTTGTAAACAAACCAAAAGGGATAACTTCCTTTGATGTTATAAGAAAACTTAAAAAAATTTTAAAAACTAAAAAAATAGGACATACTGGAACTCTTGACCCACTGGCAACAGGAGTTATGCTTGTGTGTGTTGGAAAAGCAACTAAACTTGCATCTGATTTAGAAGCAAAGGATAAAATATATATAGCAGATTTTGATATAGGTTATGCAACAGATACCTATGATATTGAAGGAAAAAAAATAGCTGAAAATACTATTGAAATTTCAAAAGAAAATTTAGAACAATCTATAAAAAAGTTTATAGGTAATATAAAACAAATCCCTCCAATGTACTCTGCTATCAAAATTGATGGAAATAAACTATATCATTTAGCAAGAAAAGGGATTGAAGTTGAGAGACCTGAAAGAGATGTCACTATTGAATATATCAATCTTTTAGATTTTAAAGATAATAAAGTCAAGATAGAAACAAAAGTTTCAAAGGGGTGCTATATAAGAAGTTTAATCTATGATATAGGACAAGATTTAGGAACTTATGCAACTATGACAGCACTTCAAAGAAAACAGGTTGGAGATTATTCTTTGGAAAATTCATATAGCTTAGAACAGATTGAAAAAATGGTTTTAAATAATGATTTTAAGTTTTTAAAAACTATTGAAGAAATTTTTTCTTATGACAAATACAGTTTACAAACTGAAAAAGAATTAACTCTATACAAGAATGGTAATACTGTAAAAATAAAAGAAAATTTAGAAAATAAAAGATATAGAATCTATTTTCAAAATGAATTTGTAGGATTAGCAAATATAGAAAATAATAATTTATTAAAAGGATATAAATATTATTAA